A window of Polaromonas hydrogenivorans contains these coding sequences:
- the msrP gene encoding protein-methionine-sulfoxide reductase catalytic subunit MsrP produces MLIKTNAHGFNHAVPSEITPQGIYQSRRDLIKLMATGTAGAALASWAGRDALAQAVPKPGKLTALAGAKSAVAGAVTMEKVTDYKDATTYNNFYEFGTDKADPAKNAATLPVKPWSVAVEGLVKNPKTFTLEELLKLSPQEERIYRLRCVEGWSMVIPWVGYSLSELIKKVEPLGSAKYVEFITLADPKTMPFVGSRVLEWPYVEALRLDEAMHPLALLTFGMYGEVLPNQNGAPVRMVVPWKYGFKSGKSIVKIRFTDKEPRTAWNKAASQEYGFYSNVNPVVDHPRWSQATERRIGEDGLFAKKRKTLMFNGYEAQVGQLYAGMDLKKNF; encoded by the coding sequence ATGCTCATCAAGACCAACGCCCACGGATTCAACCACGCGGTTCCCAGCGAAATCACGCCGCAGGGCATTTACCAGAGTCGGCGTGACCTGATCAAGCTCATGGCCACGGGAACGGCGGGCGCAGCACTGGCCAGCTGGGCGGGCCGCGATGCACTGGCGCAGGCCGTACCGAAGCCCGGCAAGCTGACGGCCTTGGCGGGCGCTAAATCGGCCGTTGCCGGCGCGGTGACGATGGAAAAAGTCACCGATTACAAAGACGCGACGACCTACAACAACTTCTACGAGTTCGGCACCGACAAGGCCGACCCGGCCAAGAATGCCGCGACGCTGCCGGTCAAGCCCTGGTCGGTTGCGGTCGAAGGGCTGGTCAAGAATCCAAAAACCTTCACGCTTGAAGAGCTGCTCAAGCTCAGTCCGCAGGAAGAACGCATCTATCGCCTGCGCTGTGTCGAGGGCTGGTCGATGGTGATTCCCTGGGTCGGTTATTCGCTGTCCGAGCTGATCAAAAAGGTCGAGCCGCTGGGCAGCGCCAAATACGTCGAGTTCATCACGCTGGCCGACCCAAAGACCATGCCGTTTGTCGGTTCCCGCGTGCTGGAGTGGCCTTACGTCGAGGCCTTGCGCCTTGACGAGGCGATGCATCCGCTGGCGCTGCTGACCTTTGGCATGTACGGCGAAGTGCTGCCCAATCAGAACGGCGCGCCGGTGCGCATGGTCGTGCCCTGGAAATACGGTTTTAAAAGCGGCAAGAGCATCGTCAAGATCCGCTTCACCGACAAGGAGCCGCGCACCGCCTGGAACAAGGCGGCATCCCAGGAGTACGGCTTTTATTCGAACGTGAACCCCGTGGTGGACCATCCGCGCTGGAGCCAGGCCACCGAGCGGCGCATTGGCGAGGACGGGCTGTTCGCCAAGAAGCGCAAGACGCTGATGTTCAACGGCTATGAAGCGCAGGTTGGCCAGCTGTATGCGGGCATGGACCTCAAGAAGAATTTCTGA
- the ccsB gene encoding c-type cytochrome biogenesis protein CcsB, whose product MNTTTSINTTTTLSAGRGNSTLSLNEGYFARRNALDWVFAVLVAGGFLYAFARYSAYMDVYEKGILFAAIPATIAMGWFWRPLRLLMAVVAGFALLGIASYQGDLARAEQVFWLKYFLSSQSAILWMSVLFFMSTIFYWLGMFAGNTPTSTGSSHSATLESLGSKIAWVGVGMALIGTLVRWYESYLIGADIGHIPVSNLYEVFVLFCWMTAAFYLYFEAEYKTRALGAFVMLVVSGAVGFLLWYTVVREAHEIQPLVPALKSWWMKLHVPANFIGYGMFSLAAMVALSYHVKQQAHETRWYRLTPLWLLGVVLCFVPIVFRKSPLEAGGSHYWIGYLLVAGLIAGGILLGRKHIAARLPSLEVLDDVMYKAIAVGFAFFTIATVLGALWAAEAWGGYWSWDPKETWALIVWLNYAAWLHMRLMKGLRGTVAAWWALVGLLVTTFAFLGVNMFLSGLHSYGTL is encoded by the coding sequence ATGAATACCACGACGAGCATCAACACCACGACCACCCTTTCGGCCGGGCGCGGCAACAGCACGCTCAGCCTGAACGAAGGTTACTTTGCCCGCCGCAATGCGCTCGACTGGGTGTTTGCCGTGCTGGTGGCGGGCGGCTTCCTGTATGCCTTTGCCCGCTACAGCGCCTACATGGATGTCTATGAGAAGGGTATTTTGTTCGCGGCCATTCCGGCCACCATTGCCATGGGCTGGTTCTGGCGGCCCTTGCGCCTGCTCATGGCGGTCGTCGCCGGTTTCGCGCTGTTGGGCATCGCGTCCTACCAGGGCGACCTGGCGCGGGCCGAGCAGGTGTTCTGGCTCAAGTATTTCCTGTCCAGCCAGTCGGCCATTTTGTGGATGAGCGTGCTGTTTTTCATGAGCACGATTTTTTACTGGCTGGGCATGTTCGCCGGCAACACGCCGACCAGCACCGGCTCCAGCCACAGCGCCACGCTGGAGTCGCTGGGTTCCAAAATCGCCTGGGTCGGCGTTGGCATGGCGCTGATCGGCACGCTGGTGCGCTGGTATGAAAGCTACCTGATCGGCGCCGACATCGGGCATATCCCGGTCAGCAACCTGTACGAGGTGTTCGTGCTGTTTTGCTGGATGACGGCGGCGTTTTACCTTTACTTTGAAGCCGAGTACAAGACCCGCGCGCTGGGCGCATTCGTCATGCTGGTGGTCAGCGGCGCGGTCGGATTTTTGCTCTGGTACACCGTGGTGCGTGAAGCCCATGAAATCCAGCCGCTGGTGCCGGCCCTGAAAAGCTGGTGGATGAAGCTGCATGTGCCGGCCAATTTCATCGGCTACGGCATGTTCTCGCTGGCGGCCATGGTGGCGCTGTCCTACCACGTCAAGCAGCAGGCCCATGAAACCCGCTGGTACAGGCTCACGCCCCTGTGGCTGCTGGGCGTGGTGCTGTGCTTCGTGCCGATTGTTTTCCGCAAGTCGCCACTGGAGGCCGGCGGCAGCCATTACTGGATCGGTTACCTGCTGGTGGCCGGCCTGATTGCTGGCGGCATCTTGCTGGGCCGCAAGCACATTGCCGCGCGCCTGCCGAGCCTGGAAGTGCTGGACGACGTGATGTACAAGGCGATTGCCGTCGGTTTTGCCTTTTTCACGATTGCGACCGTGCTGGGCGCGCTCTGGGCGGCCGAGGCCTGGGGCGGCTACTGGAGCTGGGACCCGAAGGAAACCTGGGCGCTGATTGTCTGGCTCAACTACGCCGCCTGGCTGCACATGCGCCTCATGAAGGGCTTGCGCGGCACCGTGGCGGCCTGGTGGGCGCTGGTGGGCCTGCTGGTCACCACCTTTGCCTTCCTGGGCGTCAACATGTTTCTGTCGGGCCTGCACAGTTACGGAACCTTGTAG
- a CDS encoding cytochrome c biogenesis protein ResB — protein sequence MTVSTEGMKVNWGSRTLRACVELLSSMRFSISLLTVICIASVIGTVLKQQEPLGNYVNQFGPFWAQVFSLASLNTVYSAWWFLLILAFLVVSTSLCIARNTPKILADFSQLKEDVREQSLKAFGHRAQAALAESPEAAARRIGQTLVQSGWKVKLQQRNAGWMVAAKKGAVNKLGYIAAHSAIVLICIGGLLDGDMIVRAQMLLNGKSTYTGGGLIADVPAAHRLSERNPTFRANLLVSEGTQSSTAILNQPGGVLLQELPFAVELKKFSVEYYSTGMPKLFASDIIIHDKASGEKTPARVEVNHPANYKGVEIYQSSFDDGGSSVTLKAIPMSAASKAFEIQGTIGGISALTNGQGPGAEQLTLEYTALRLINVENFAGSNGGVSGSGADVRKVDLHQAIETRLGAANKTVTQKQLRNVGPSISYKLRDAAGQAREFQNYMLPVKMDDSADNPAMFLMGVRENPVDAFQYLRIPADPESSTATFVRLRAALADPAQRELAVKRYARLAVGSDRPELARQLSESASRALALFAGAEAVPVAGASAAKVKPVAGLQAISDFMEANVPEAERSRAGEVLVRILNGVLFELTTMTREQAGLKPLPQDEKTQAFMSQMVLSLSDAPHYPAPMAFELKDFKQVQASVFQVARAPGKKIVYLGCAFLILGVFGMLYIRERRLWVWLAPQKHTPEGSNDDSTGSGHAMHSVSESAGKSQATMALSTNRKTMDGDKEFEMLKTKLLQAPL from the coding sequence ATGACCGTTTCCACCGAAGGTATGAAAGTCAACTGGGGCTCGCGCACCCTGCGCGCGTGCGTGGAGTTGCTGTCGTCGATGCGATTTTCGATTTCGCTGCTGACCGTCATCTGCATTGCGTCGGTGATCGGGACGGTGCTCAAGCAGCAGGAGCCGCTGGGCAACTACGTCAACCAGTTCGGGCCGTTCTGGGCGCAGGTGTTCAGCTTGGCCAGCCTCAACACGGTGTACAGCGCCTGGTGGTTTTTGCTGATCCTGGCTTTCCTGGTTGTTTCCACCTCCCTGTGCATTGCGCGCAACACGCCCAAGATCCTCGCCGACTTCAGCCAGCTCAAGGAAGACGTGCGCGAGCAAAGCCTCAAGGCCTTTGGCCACCGCGCGCAGGCCGCCCTGGCCGAGTCGCCTGAAGCGGCCGCACGGCGTATCGGCCAGACCCTGGTGCAAAGCGGCTGGAAGGTCAAGCTCCAGCAACGAAATGCCGGCTGGATGGTGGCCGCCAAGAAGGGCGCGGTCAACAAGCTCGGCTATATCGCCGCGCACAGCGCCATCGTGCTGATCTGCATCGGCGGCCTGCTGGACGGCGACATGATCGTGCGGGCGCAGATGCTGCTCAATGGCAAATCGACCTATACCGGCGGCGGCCTGATCGCCGATGTGCCCGCAGCGCACCGCTTAAGCGAGCGCAACCCCACCTTTCGCGCCAATCTCCTGGTCTCCGAAGGCACGCAGTCGAGCACCGCGATCTTGAACCAGCCGGGCGGCGTGCTGCTGCAGGAGCTGCCTTTTGCGGTGGAGCTGAAGAAATTCAGCGTCGAGTACTACTCCACTGGCATGCCCAAGCTGTTTGCCAGCGACATCATCATCCATGACAAGGCCAGCGGCGAGAAAACGCCGGCGCGGGTCGAGGTCAACCATCCGGCGAACTACAAGGGCGTCGAGATTTACCAGTCCAGCTTTGACGATGGCGGCTCCAGCGTCACGCTCAAGGCGATCCCGATGTCCGCTGCCAGCAAGGCCTTCGAGATTCAGGGAACGATTGGCGGCATCAGCGCGCTGACCAATGGCCAGGGGCCTGGCGCCGAGCAGCTCACGCTTGAATACACCGCGCTGCGCTTGATCAATGTGGAGAATTTTGCGGGCAGCAACGGGGGTGTCTCGGGTTCCGGCGCAGATGTGCGCAAGGTGGACCTGCACCAGGCGATTGAAACGCGGCTCGGCGCGGCCAACAAGACCGTGACCCAGAAACAGCTGCGCAATGTCGGCCCCAGCATCAGCTACAAACTGCGCGATGCGGCAGGCCAGGCGCGCGAGTTCCAGAATTACATGCTGCCCGTCAAGATGGACGACAGCGCCGACAACCCGGCCATGTTCCTGATGGGCGTGCGTGAAAACCCGGTGGATGCTTTTCAGTACCTGCGCATTCCGGCCGATCCGGAAAGCAGCACGGCTACCTTTGTGCGCCTGCGCGCCGCGCTGGCCGATCCGGCGCAGCGCGAACTGGCCGTCAAGCGTTACGCCCGTCTGGCCGTGGGTTCGGACCGACCTGAACTGGCCCGGCAGCTGAGCGAGTCGGCATCGCGTGCGCTGGCTTTGTTTGCCGGAGCGGAGGCTGTTCCCGTTGCCGGCGCTTCAGCCGCCAAGGTGAAACCGGTGGCCGGATTGCAGGCCATTTCCGATTTCATGGAGGCCAACGTGCCCGAGGCCGAGCGCAGCCGCGCCGGCGAAGTGCTGGTTCGCATCTTGAACGGCGTGCTGTTTGAGCTGACCACAATGACGCGCGAGCAAGCCGGCCTCAAGCCCTTGCCGCAGGACGAGAAAACCCAGGCCTTCATGTCGCAGATGGTGCTGAGCCTGTCGGATGCCCCCCACTATCCGGCGCCGATGGCCTTTGAACTCAAGGATTTCAAGCAGGTCCAGGCCAGCGTCTTCCAGGTGGCGCGCGCCCCCGGCAAGAAGATCGTCTATCTGGGTTGTGCTTTCCTGATCCTCGGTGTCTTTGGCATGCTCTACATCCGCGAGCGCCGGCTTTGGGTCTGGCTGGCACCGCAAAAGCACACCCCTGAAGGCAGCAATGATGATTCCACGGGCAGTGGCCATGCGATGCATTCAGTGTCAGAATCTGCCGGAAAAAGCCAGGCCACCATGGCCTTGTCCACCAACCGAAAAACCATGGATGGCGACAAGGAATTCGAGATGTTGAAGACAAAACTGTTGCAGGCCCCCCTATGA
- a CDS encoding c-type cytochrome yields the protein MKLLATSLLAALLALPVMSSFAAGEAAPADAAQTHAAPAAAPAMAAKPDLVKGDATFTAVCAACHGADGNSGTPAYPKLSQQHPEYLVKQLQEFKSGKRKNAVMQGFAATLSDDDMKNVAYWATSKKAKPGFAKDKETVTLGERIYRGGISDRQVPACAGCHSPTGGGIPSQYPRLSGQHSEYTAAQLTAFRDGVRANSIPMTQVAAKLNDKEIRAVADYIAGLR from the coding sequence ATGAAGCTGTTAGCTACTTCCCTACTGGCCGCCTTGCTGGCCTTGCCCGTCATGTCTTCATTTGCTGCGGGTGAAGCCGCACCTGCAGACGCCGCACAGACGCATGCCGCACCCGCCGCAGCGCCGGCCATGGCGGCCAAGCCTGACCTGGTCAAGGGAGATGCCACATTCACGGCAGTATGCGCAGCCTGCCACGGCGCCGACGGCAATTCCGGAACCCCCGCCTACCCCAAGCTGTCGCAGCAGCACCCCGAATACCTGGTCAAGCAGTTGCAGGAATTCAAGTCCGGCAAGCGCAAAAACGCCGTCATGCAGGGCTTTGCCGCCACGCTTTCCGATGACGACATGAAAAATGTCGCTTACTGGGCAACGTCCAAAAAAGCAAAACCCGGTTTTGCCAAGGACAAGGAAACCGTCACGCTGGGTGAACGCATTTACCGCGGCGGTATTTCAGACCGCCAGGTTCCAGCCTGCGCCGGCTGCCACAGCCCGACAGGCGGCGGCATCCCTTCGCAATACCCGCGCCTGAGCGGCCAGCATTCCGAATACACCGCTGCGCAGCTGACCGCTTTCCGCGACGGCGTGCGTGCCAACAGCATCCCAATGACCCAAGTCGCCGCCAAGCTCAATGACAAGGAAATCCGCGCGGTTGCCGACTACATTGCCGGCCTGCGCTGA
- the yihA gene encoding ribosome biogenesis GTP-binding protein YihA/YsxC gives MTSPDASASLPSSAAATAPDPKIAMGWLHTAKFLTTAPELKHLPRIEVPEIAFVGRSNAGKSTCINTLTQQHRLAFASKTPGRTQSINLFSLGKQGVTDAVLADLPGYGYAAVPKEAKYRWQQVMGNYLQTRDNLKAIVLLCDPRLGLTELDEVLLDVIRPRVEAGLKFLVLLTKSDKLNKTDAAKALQIVKLQAGGGDVKLFSSLKRQGVEEVAQHLWDWAHPKEKPVKAPKVLPEAEVDTDASPPQTPEQP, from the coding sequence ATGACTTCTCCAGACGCTTCAGCCTCCCTCCCTTCTTCTGCCGCCGCCACCGCTCCCGATCCAAAAATCGCCATGGGCTGGCTGCACACCGCCAAGTTTTTAACCACCGCGCCCGAACTCAAGCACCTGCCACGCATCGAGGTTCCCGAAATTGCCTTTGTGGGCCGCTCCAACGCCGGCAAATCCACCTGCATCAACACCCTGACGCAGCAGCACCGGCTGGCCTTTGCCTCCAAGACGCCGGGCCGCACCCAGAGCATCAACCTGTTCTCGCTGGGCAAGCAGGGCGTGACAGATGCCGTGCTGGCCGACTTGCCGGGCTACGGCTATGCGGCCGTGCCCAAGGAAGCCAAGTACCGCTGGCAGCAGGTGATGGGCAACTACCTGCAGACGCGCGACAACCTCAAGGCCATCGTCCTGCTGTGCGACCCGCGCCTGGGACTGACGGAACTGGACGAAGTGCTGCTCGACGTGATCCGGCCGCGTGTCGAGGCCGGGCTGAAGTTCCTGGTGCTACTGACCAAATCCGACAAGCTCAACAAGACCGATGCGGCCAAGGCGCTGCAGATCGTCAAGCTGCAGGCCGGCGGCGGCGACGTCAAGCTCTTTTCTTCGCTCAAGCGCCAGGGCGTTGAAGAAGTGGCCCAGCATTTGTGGGACTGGGCGCACCCGAAGGAAAAGCCGGTCAAGGCGCCCAAAGTGCTTCCTGAAGCTGAAGTTGACACTGACGCATCGCCACCACAGACGCCTGAACAGCCCTGA
- a CDS encoding lysophospholipid acyltransferase family protein has protein sequence MKGLAYLPLPVVRALGTALGWVLYGLIGGRRRVVHANFSVCFPELSKAARHKLALQTFVYFSQAWLDRSWLWHAPRECVQKRVRLTGAVEELAGTAPTVIFLPHFVGLDAAWAGMALAMPRPSTTIYTDQSNKLVDQWILQGRQRFGHLRLFGRIEGVKPIVAALREGQPLYLLPDMDFGPDESVFVPFYGVQAATVPSLSRFARLGRAKVVPLLPRLTADGYEVQVLPAWTDFPGSDPVADTARMNARLQDYIATMPAQYYWVHKRFKTRPEGEASLY, from the coding sequence ATGAAAGGGCTGGCCTACCTGCCGCTGCCCGTGGTGCGCGCCCTGGGAACGGCGCTGGGCTGGGTGCTGTATGGCTTGATCGGCGGGCGCCGGCGCGTGGTGCATGCCAATTTCTCGGTGTGCTTTCCCGAGCTTTCAAAGGCGGCGCGGCATAAGCTCGCCCTGCAGACCTTTGTCTATTTCTCGCAAGCCTGGCTGGACCGCTCCTGGCTGTGGCATGCGCCCAGGGAATGCGTACAGAAGCGTGTCCGGCTGACCGGCGCGGTCGAGGAGCTGGCCGGCACGGCGCCGACGGTGATTTTCCTGCCGCATTTTGTCGGCCTGGACGCGGCCTGGGCGGGCATGGCGCTGGCGATGCCCCGGCCCTCGACCACGATTTACACCGACCAGTCGAACAAGCTGGTCGATCAATGGATATTGCAGGGCCGCCAGCGCTTTGGCCACCTGCGCCTGTTCGGACGCATCGAGGGCGTCAAGCCCATCGTGGCGGCACTGCGTGAAGGCCAGCCGCTGTACTTGCTGCCCGATATGGATTTTGGCCCGGACGAATCGGTGTTCGTGCCGTTTTACGGTGTCCAGGCCGCCACCGTGCCGTCGCTGTCCCGCTTTGCGCGACTGGGCCGGGCCAAGGTCGTGCCCTTGCTGCCGCGCCTCACGGCCGATGGCTACGAGGTGCAGGTGCTGCCCGCCTGGACTGACTTTCCCGGCAGCGACCCGGTGGCCGACACGGCGCGCATGAACGCCCGGCTGCAGGACTACATCGCCACCATGCCGGCGCAGTATTACTGGGTCCACAAGCGCTTCAAGACCCGGCCCGAGGGCGAGGCTTCGCTGTATTGA
- a CDS encoding lysophospholipid acyltransferase family protein codes for MLWLFRFFSRWPLAVLHALGAGLGWLVWLASARYRAQFRANVAQAGLPFEAARPAIAEAGRFVGELPRLWMRPRAQSCLGNVRVQGQAHAAQAFAQGRGVIFFGPHCGSFELGPQALAELYGPITAIYRPARKAWLARLESFARDRRNLAVVPASLSGIRLMHKALKANQAVAMLTDQVPPEGLGIWAPFFGRPAYTMTLAARLALQSGAALLPVSCERLPRGRGYFLKIWPAVAGLQTREKADMLQAVTRINQAIEAIVLSQPGQYLWGYARYKTPRKEAA; via the coding sequence ATGCTCTGGTTATTCCGTTTTTTCTCCCGCTGGCCGCTGGCTGTGCTGCATGCGCTGGGCGCCGGGCTGGGCTGGCTGGTCTGGCTGGCCAGCGCGCGCTACCGCGCCCAGTTCCGGGCCAACGTGGCGCAGGCGGGCCTGCCGTTCGAGGCGGCCCGGCCGGCGATTGCCGAAGCCGGGCGTTTCGTCGGCGAGCTGCCCCGGCTGTGGATGCGGCCGCGCGCGCAATCCTGTCTTGGCAATGTCCGGGTGCAGGGCCAGGCCCATGCCGCGCAGGCTTTTGCGCAGGGCAGGGGCGTGATTTTTTTCGGTCCACACTGCGGCAGTTTCGAGCTGGGGCCGCAGGCGCTGGCCGAGCTTTACGGGCCGATCACCGCCATTTACCGTCCCGCCCGCAAGGCCTGGCTGGCCCGGCTCGAAAGCTTCGCCCGTGACCGCCGCAATCTCGCCGTGGTGCCCGCCAGCCTCAGCGGCATCCGGCTGATGCACAAAGCCCTCAAGGCCAACCAAGCGGTCGCCATGCTGACCGACCAGGTGCCGCCCGAAGGACTCGGAATCTGGGCGCCGTTTTTTGGCCGGCCCGCCTACACCATGACGCTGGCCGCCCGGTTGGCTCTGCAAAGCGGCGCGGCGCTGCTGCCGGTCAGTTGCGAGCGCCTGCCTAGGGGCCGGGGTTATTTCCTGAAGATCTGGCCGGCTGTGGCGGGTCTGCAAACCCGCGAAAAGGCCGACATGCTGCAGGCCGTCACCCGGATCAACCAGGCGATTGAAGCCATCGTGCTCAGCCAGCCCGGCCAGTATTTGTGGGGCTATGCACGCTACAAGACGCCGCGCAAGGAAGCCGCTTGA
- the metK gene encoding methionine adenosyltransferase encodes MANDFLFTSESVSEGHPDKVADQISDAILDAVFKQDPHARVAAETLTNTGLVVLAGEITALPEVNVDYIQIARDTLKRIGYDNTEYGIDYKGCAVMVCYDKQSKDIAQGVDRASDDHLNLGAGDQGLMFGYACDETPELMPAPIYYAHRLVERQAQLRKDGRLPFLRPDAKSQVTMRYVDGKPHSIDTVVLSTQHSPDQSETPHKMKASFIEAVIEEIIKPVLPREWLQNTRYLINPTGRFVIGGPQGDCGLTGRKIIVDTYGGACPHGGGAFSGKDPSKVDRSAAYAARYVAKNIVAAGLARQCQIQVAYAIGVAKPMNVTVYTEGTGVISDEKLSALVQEHFDLRPNGIIQMLDLLRPIYEKTAAYGHFGRDEPEFTWEKTDKAALLRAAAGF; translated from the coding sequence ATGGCGAACGATTTTCTCTTTACTTCCGAATCCGTTTCCGAGGGCCATCCCGACAAGGTGGCCGACCAGATTTCCGACGCCATCCTGGATGCTGTCTTCAAGCAAGACCCGCACGCCCGCGTGGCCGCCGAAACGCTGACCAACACCGGCCTGGTGGTGCTGGCCGGCGAAATCACCGCCCTCCCCGAAGTCAACGTCGATTACATCCAGATCGCCCGCGACACCCTCAAGCGCATCGGCTACGACAACACCGAATACGGCATCGACTACAAGGGCTGCGCGGTCATGGTCTGCTACGACAAGCAGAGCAAGGACATCGCCCAGGGCGTTGATCGCGCCAGCGACGACCACCTCAACCTAGGGGCCGGCGACCAGGGCCTGATGTTCGGCTATGCCTGCGACGAAACGCCCGAACTGATGCCCGCGCCGATTTATTACGCGCACCGCCTGGTCGAGCGCCAGGCCCAGCTGCGCAAGGACGGCCGCCTGCCGTTTTTGCGTCCCGACGCCAAGAGCCAGGTGACGATGCGCTACGTCGATGGCAAGCCGCACAGCATCGACACCGTGGTGCTGTCCACCCAGCACAGCCCGGACCAGAGCGAAACGCCGCACAAGATGAAGGCCTCGTTCATCGAAGCCGTGATTGAAGAGATCATCAAGCCGGTGCTGCCCAGGGAGTGGCTGCAGAACACCCGCTACCTGATCAACCCGACCGGCCGCTTCGTCATCGGCGGACCGCAGGGCGACTGCGGCCTGACCGGGCGCAAGATCATTGTCGATACCTACGGCGGCGCCTGCCCGCACGGCGGCGGTGCCTTCAGCGGCAAGGATCCGAGCAAGGTGGACCGCTCGGCAGCGTATGCGGCGCGTTACGTGGCCAAGAACATCGTTGCCGCCGGCCTGGCCCGGCAATGCCAGATCCAGGTGGCCTATGCCATCGGCGTGGCCAAGCCGATGAATGTGACGGTCTATACCGAAGGCACCGGCGTGATTTCTGACGAGAAACTGTCGGCGCTGGTGCAGGAACACTTTGACCTGCGCCCCAACGGCATCATCCAGATGCTCGACCTGCTGCGTCCGATTTACGAAAAGACTGCGGCTTATGGCCACTTTGGCCGTGACGAGCCGGAATTCACCTGGGAAAAAACCGACAAGGCCGCCCTGCTGCGGGCGGCAGCCGGATTCTGA
- the groES gene encoding co-chaperone GroES: MNLRPLHDRVIVKRVENETKTASGIVIPDSAAEKPDQGEVLAVGPGKKNDKGELGAMAVKVGDRVLFGKYSGQTVKVDGDELLVMKEEDLFAVVEK, encoded by the coding sequence ATGAATCTTCGTCCTTTGCATGACCGCGTGATTGTTAAACGCGTGGAAAACGAAACCAAAACCGCTTCCGGCATCGTGATTCCTGACAGCGCCGCTGAAAAGCCTGATCAAGGCGAAGTTCTGGCTGTCGGTCCAGGCAAGAAGAATGACAAGGGCGAACTCGGCGCCATGGCTGTCAAGGTCGGCGACCGCGTGCTGTTCGGCAAATACAGCGGCCAGACGGTCAAGGTTGACGGCGACGAGTTGCTGGTCATGAAAGAAGAAGACCTGTTTGCAGTGGTCGAGAAGTAA